In Zalophus californianus isolate mZalCal1 chromosome 17, mZalCal1.pri.v2, whole genome shotgun sequence, one DNA window encodes the following:
- the NUDT19 gene encoding nucleoside diphosphate-linked moiety X motif 19, with translation MNAFRQPRASSWRRAATILLAAGWVRPSPAAPSLPPEGFRLLLLQRSGNLGFLPGAHVFPGGVQNTADCSADWLRLFAPHHRPPLFGLGPARSRPASFPGLPDGAADQDAAALPDDVAARICAIRETFEEVGVLLLRPRAALPAAPELGRALAPPPGLDAWRDRVRRDPSHFLSLCAHLDCTPDIWALHDWGGWLTPFSPRGKRRFNTAFFLCCLSEPPEVYPDLTEVVSCQWSSPSEATESFISKEIWFAPPQFYEIRRLGNFASLSDLHKFCLDGASEGMERWLPITFLTADATLQLLPGDELYLEDSEFLENVMSSEKKTEEIMKEGKIFHRLVLHSHHVYNLHVTIHSKYKQIYPKTYVISKSRL, from the exons ATGAACGCCTTCCGGCAGCCGCGCGCCAGCAGCTGGCGGCGGGCAGCCACCATCCTACTGGCGGCCGGCTGGGTGCGCCCAAGCCCCGCCGCCCCGTCGCTGCCCCCCGAGGGCTTccggctgctgctgctgcagcgcTCCGGGAACCTAGGCTTTTTGCCCGGGGCGCACGTCTTCCCGGGGGGCGTGCAGAACACTGCAGACTGTTCGGCAGACTGGCTGCGCCTCTTCGCGCCGCACCACCGGCCGCCGCTCTTCGGCCTGGGCCCCGCACGGTCGCGGCCGGCCTCCTTCCCGGGGCTGCCCGACGGCGCCGCCGACCAGGACGCCGCGGCGCTGCCGGATGACGTCGCCGCCCGCATCTGCGCCATCCGCGAGACCTTCGAGGAGGTGGGCGTGCTGCTGCTGCGGCCCCGGGCCGCCCTGCCCGCCGCGCCCGAGCTCGGCCGGGCCCTCGCGCCGCCACCGGGCCTGGACGCCTGGCGCGACCGCGTCCGCCGCGACCCGAGCCACTTCCTGAGCCTGTGTGCGCACCTCGACTGCACGCCCGACATCTGGGCGCTGCACGACTGGGGCGGCTGGCTCACGCCGTTTTCGCCCCGCGGCAAGCGCCGCTTCAATACAGCCTTCTTCTTGTGCTGCCTGAGCGAGCCGCCGGAGGTCTACCCAGACTTGACCGAGGTGGTGAGCTGCCAG TGGTCATCTCCATCAGAGGCAACTGAGAGTTTCATATCAAAGGAAATTTGGTTTGCACCTCCACAATTTTATGAAATAAGAAGACTGGGAaactttgcctctctctctgacttgcACAAATTTTGTTTGGATGGTGCATCGGAAGGAATGGAAAGATGGCTGCCGATCACATTTTTAACTGCTGATGCAACGCTCCAGCTTTTACCAG gagATGAGCTGTACTTAGAAGattcagaatttttagaaaatgttatgTCCTctgaaaaaaagactgaagaaatcATGAAGGAAGGCAAGATATTTCACCGACTAGTTTTACACAGCCACCATGTATATAATCTCCACGTGACTATCCATTCGAAGTATAAACAGATTTATCCTAAGACCTATGTAATAAGTAAGAGCCGTTTGTAG